In Gemmata obscuriglobus, a single genomic region encodes these proteins:
- a CDS encoding ISAs1 family transposase, translated as MSPCTLVDALAAVPDPRSKHGLIHPLAPFLGLVALAMLMGRTSLNGIARFGRQHGPALAHALGFRRGKTPAVSTLSRTLRRFDADQLEHVLSYWIASRVDPAAFTHISIDGKTLRGSRNGAIPGQHLLAAYAPTVGAVLAQVKVDASTNEHKAALTLLGILPLRGKVVVGDAMFCQRDLAEEVVGAGGDYVLTVKDNQPGLGIDIRAGFAFETAARSIAAATSPWGSASARPEPHRHDRR; from the coding sequence ATGTCTCCTTGCACCCTGGTCGATGCCCTGGCGGCGGTTCCCGATCCCCGCAGCAAGCACGGCCTTATCCACCCACTCGCCCCCTTCCTCGGACTCGTCGCCCTCGCCATGCTCATGGGGCGCACCAGCCTCAATGGCATCGCTCGCTTCGGGCGACAGCACGGACCCGCCCTCGCCCATGCCCTCGGCTTCCGACGCGGCAAGACCCCGGCCGTTTCCACGCTCTCCCGCACCCTGCGACGCTTCGACGCCGACCAACTGGAGCACGTCCTCTCGTACTGGATCGCCAGCCGCGTCGACCCGGCCGCCTTCACACACATCTCCATCGACGGCAAGACCCTTCGAGGCTCTCGCAACGGCGCGATCCCCGGTCAGCACCTGCTGGCCGCATACGCCCCCACCGTCGGTGCCGTACTCGCCCAGGTCAAGGTCGATGCGAGCACCAACGAGCACAAGGCCGCCTTGACGCTCCTCGGCATTCTGCCGCTGCGAGGGAAGGTCGTGGTCGGCGACGCCATGTTCTGCCAGCGAGACCTGGCCGAGGAGGTGGTCGGGGCCGGCGGCGACTACGTGCTCACGGTGAAGGACAACCAACCCGGATTGGGGATCGACATCCGAGCCGGGTTCGCCTTCGAGACCGCCGCCCGATCGATCGCGGCGGCCACTTCCCCCTGGGGATCGGCCTCCGCCCGCCCCGAGCCGCATCGCCACGACCGTCGATAA
- a CDS encoding RNA polymerase sigma factor yields MKANKADPLSQDDLLNRLTAKGTECVFRFVPSTQDMVIPNFRTSYNCCFEVPRGFVGYCWKCYKQILTDIYTEREQSPEFLEYSEGPIEAAAKPGLNPSQILLDPLPLLLPPLNNLTQQQQDVLLMSLGLHQEYGGELSDNEIASLLNISPGNVRSTKSRAKTQLSADPELATLFAKISRRQTTDG; encoded by the coding sequence ATGAAAGCAAACAAAGCGGACCCTCTAAGTCAGGATGACCTTCTGAACCGCCTGACGGCCAAGGGTACCGAATGCGTTTTTCGTTTTGTCCCTTCGACACAAGACATGGTAATTCCCAACTTTCGCACAAGTTACAATTGCTGCTTTGAGGTGCCAAGGGGGTTCGTAGGATACTGTTGGAAATGTTACAAGCAGATTCTAACAGATATCTATACAGAGCGTGAACAATCACCTGAGTTCCTTGAGTACAGTGAAGGACCAATCGAAGCTGCAGCTAAGCCCGGTCTTAACCCAAGCCAGATCCTCCTAGACCCTCTCCCTTTACTGCTGCCGCCGCTCAACAACCTGACACAGCAGCAACAGGACGTTCTTTTGATGAGTCTAGGACTGCACCAGGAGTATGGCGGGGAGCTGTCCGATAACGAGATCGCCAGCCTCCTCAATATCTCTCCCGGGAACGTCCGCTCTACCAAGAGCAGGGCAAAGACACAATTGAGTGCCGATCCGGAGCTAGCAACCCTTTTTGCCAAGATATCCAGGCGTCAGACCACTGACGGGTGA
- a CDS encoding abortive infection family protein: MGWSAQKQEVPIARYTYSLSERVRMRVLQFFKNHRNGWGEISYSFERLLGEVADLALQKYGSLKANFNQAYPAAQHFLACVDDEAIEFIEMCFRTNAVGTGDAACGAVAWINQMFEEEGVGYELTAPVWRDTGERATLYGRQLDTNVQRVEYPRLIKKGERTTHEIVVKPALEVLAGERFSVANGELLNAFEEVKNGDYAGAITSCGSAFESVLRTICDFKGWTFDPNAGSCSTYVEICRKHDLFPPHYTEIFKAVGMIRNKMGDAHGKGPKPSYIAGREYAEHMIGATCAHINLLISLAGC, encoded by the coding sequence ATGGGGTGGTCTGCACAGAAGCAGGAAGTTCCCATTGCACGTTACACGTATTCGCTCTCCGAGAGAGTCCGGATGCGGGTGCTCCAGTTCTTTAAAAATCATAGGAATGGCTGGGGCGAGATAAGTTACAGCTTCGAGCGTCTCCTGGGGGAAGTTGCGGACTTGGCGTTGCAAAAGTATGGTTCGTTAAAAGCAAACTTTAATCAGGCCTACCCTGCTGCTCAGCACTTTCTTGCGTGTGTAGATGATGAGGCAATTGAGTTTATCGAGATGTGTTTTCGCACAAACGCGGTTGGTACTGGAGACGCTGCCTGTGGTGCCGTAGCCTGGATTAACCAGATGTTTGAAGAGGAAGGGGTTGGATACGAACTGACTGCACCAGTATGGCGTGATACTGGCGAGCGAGCTACTCTGTACGGTCGGCAACTTGATACAAACGTTCAGCGAGTGGAGTACCCACGTCTTATCAAGAAAGGCGAGAGGACAACTCACGAAATTGTCGTTAAGCCCGCACTTGAAGTGTTAGCCGGGGAGCGATTCTCTGTCGCCAACGGGGAATTGCTTAACGCATTCGAGGAAGTCAAAAACGGTGACTACGCTGGGGCTATCACATCCTGTGGATCAGCATTCGAAAGCGTTCTCCGGACGATCTGTGATTTCAAGGGATGGACCTTCGACCCTAACGCCGGTAGTTGCTCCACTTACGTTGAAATTTGCCGAAAACACGACTTGTTTCCGCCTCATTACACGGAGATATTCAAGGCAGTTGGTATGATTCGCAACAAGATGGGGGACGCACACGGCAAGGGGCCAAAGCCTTCTTACATAGCTGGCCGAGAGTACGCTGAGCATATGATCGGGGCTACGTGTGCCCACATTAACCTGTTAATCAGTTTGGCGGGTTGTTAA
- a CDS encoding NUMOD4 domain-containing protein translates to MEEIWKPIPNADGYEVSDQGRVRTYYWRKKWWPEPRILSLTPHSDGYLKTTIYGQTRYVHQLVLSVFGPDPRPGQVVRHRGGDPHDNRACNLEWGSRTENNQDTARHGKVAGQKLSEDEAWGIKLLLHHQVPGPDVKRIYPHASTGMISCIRLEKTWPHLTIN, encoded by the coding sequence ATGGAAGAGATTTGGAAGCCGATTCCGAATGCAGATGGATACGAAGTAAGTGACCAAGGCCGAGTGAGAACTTACTACTGGCGAAAGAAGTGGTGGCCCGAGCCCCGAATCCTCTCCCTGACTCCCCACTCTGACGGGTATCTCAAGACCACCATCTACGGCCAAACCCGCTACGTCCACCAACTCGTTCTATCAGTTTTTGGTCCAGATCCCCGACCAGGGCAGGTGGTGCGTCACAGAGGGGGAGATCCCCACGACAACCGAGCCTGCAACCTGGAGTGGGGGAGTCGAACGGAGAACAATCAGGACACGGCTCGGCACGGAAAAGTAGCGGGGCAGAAGCTGAGCGAGGACGAGGCTTGGGGAATCAAACTGCTCCTGCACCACCAAGTTCCTGGACCCGACGTGAAACGGATCTACCCCCACGCCAGCACCGGAATGATCTCCTGCATCAGACTCGAAAAGACTTGGCCCCACTTGACGATCAACTAA
- a CDS encoding TIGR02996 domain-containing protein, whose amino-acid sequence MTDGDLLLRAVLNDPEDDTARLVYADWLIEHGDRKRGEFIRGQVEAASAGIECPREIWDLLPAGFEWLGLQPPEEFEIGWDRGFVDWIVSPRRYIWNRKRLQKLFSQHPINSVELCDVSPAFLDPADPEQCGWWPGGWTVDGKVSDLLFARLPDGEMFFCCDAGEWTGWFLQYPTWDSAREALRAAVTSYGRSLVRLPSSAFRQKEGGRIRKRKFVT is encoded by the coding sequence ATGACGGATGGCGACCTTCTACTCCGAGCCGTGCTGAACGACCCCGAAGACGACACCGCACGGCTGGTTTACGCGGACTGGCTGATCGAACATGGGGACCGTAAACGGGGTGAGTTCATTCGGGGACAAGTGGAGGCTGCGAGTGCCGGGATAGAGTGCCCACGGGAAATTTGGGATTTGCTACCGGCCGGGTTCGAGTGGCTGGGACTGCAACCGCCGGAAGAGTTCGAGATCGGTTGGGACCGTGGGTTCGTGGACTGGATCGTTTCACCGCGGCGATACATCTGGAACCGGAAGCGGCTTCAGAAACTCTTTAGTCAGCACCCGATTAACAGTGTCGAGTTGTGCGACGTGTCCCCTGCTTTCCTGGACCCCGCTGACCCCGAACAGTGCGGTTGGTGGCCGGGCGGGTGGACCGTAGATGGGAAAGTGTCCGATCTCCTGTTCGCTCGACTCCCGGACGGGGAGATGTTCTTCTGCTGTGATGCCGGCGAGTGGACGGGTTGGTTCTTGCAGTACCCGACATGGGACTCGGCCCGAGAGGCACTCCGAGCAGCGGTGACTTCCTACGGGCGAAGTCTGGTGCGGTTGCCGTCGAGTGCGTTCCGGCAGAAAGAAGGCGGGCGAATCCGAAAGCGGAAGTTCGTGACCTGA
- the nrfD gene encoding NrfD/PsrC family molybdoenzyme membrane anchor subunit — protein MSTSAATGYASEEPTHAPPWHGLVVWDVFFNALTTGLFLTVAVGELTRPTAFAPVAAWAYPLALAFLLIDLLLLVLDLGDPLRFHHMLRVFKPSSPMSLGTWCLTLYSFPLAALAVTDVLGLLGAIPTDCSVHAVGRTVLTVVALPFAFGSMAYKGVLFSTSSQPGWRDARWLGAYHVASALALGSAALLGLAAVLGHDPAASLLRPAVAALVVVQGVPLLCLVRELQPELVRRYPRMQLWGGGVLVAGVGILIPLALLPVWSVGMVLFVSVGAWVTRHFVVMIPEA, from the coding sequence ATGAGCACGTCCGCCGCAACGGGATACGCCAGCGAGGAACCGACGCACGCGCCGCCGTGGCACGGGCTGGTTGTCTGGGATGTCTTTTTCAACGCGCTGACCACGGGTCTGTTCCTGACGGTTGCGGTTGGCGAGTTGACGCGGCCGACCGCGTTCGCGCCGGTCGCGGCCTGGGCGTACCCGCTGGCCCTCGCCTTTTTGCTCATCGACCTTTTGCTGCTGGTGCTCGACCTGGGCGACCCGCTCCGCTTCCACCACATGCTCCGGGTGTTCAAGCCGAGTTCGCCGATGTCGCTCGGTACGTGGTGCCTGACGCTCTATTCGTTCCCGCTCGCGGCACTCGCTGTTACCGACGTTCTGGGCCTCCTCGGCGCGATCCCGACCGATTGTTCGGTCCACGCAGTCGGGCGGACCGTACTAACCGTGGTCGCGCTGCCGTTCGCATTTGGCTCGATGGCGTACAAGGGCGTGTTGTTCAGCACGAGTTCGCAGCCCGGCTGGCGTGACGCCCGGTGGCTCGGTGCGTATCACGTCGCGTCGGCCCTGGCGCTGGGCAGCGCGGCGCTGCTGGGTCTGGCGGCCGTTCTCGGTCACGACCCCGCGGCGAGCTTGCTTCGCCCGGCGGTTGCGGCGCTGGTCGTCGTGCAGGGCGTTCCGCTGCTGTGCCTCGTGCGTGAACTTCAGCCGGAACTTGTTCGGCGCTACCCCCGAATGCAACTCTGGGGCGGTGGGGTTCTGGTCGCGGGTGTGGGTATTCTGATACCCCTGGCGCTGCTGCCCGTTTGGTCCGTCGGCATGGTGCTGTTCGTGTCGGTCGGGGCATGGGTCACACGCCATTTCGTTGTGATGATACCGGAGGCATAG
- a CDS encoding 4Fe-4S dicluster domain-containing protein, translating to MAVRELELPAHPAGVDATPAPRGLFAKLLHRLTYPFRRGVRPAQQPPTGFYTDTTVCIGCKACEVACKQWNQLPADGFTFTGNSYDNTGALTGDTWRHVKFIEQFTTPEPVAPAPQRFPLEVVTAPVSQPPVDFGRWLMMSDVCKHCAAAPCQQACPTGSIVYTEFANVYIQPDICNGCAYCVAACPFGVITRSHFDGHSHKCTLCYDRQCDGLVPACAKACPTASIQFGPVSELRERAQNRVEQLKAKGVPAYLYGAEATETYTELHSFYLLTDRPEVYGLPADPVNPWLHMRGDYLRSALAGLVGLVALLLAFLLGG from the coding sequence ATGGCGGTTAGAGAGCTGGAACTGCCGGCGCACCCCGCGGGTGTCGATGCGACTCCGGCGCCCCGCGGCCTCTTCGCCAAGCTGTTGCACCGGCTGACGTACCCATTCCGTCGCGGCGTCCGGCCGGCACAGCAGCCGCCCACCGGGTTCTACACCGATACCACGGTGTGCATCGGGTGTAAGGCGTGCGAGGTGGCGTGCAAGCAGTGGAACCAGCTCCCGGCCGACGGGTTCACGTTCACCGGCAACAGCTACGACAACACCGGCGCGCTGACCGGCGACACGTGGCGGCACGTGAAGTTCATCGAGCAGTTCACGACCCCCGAGCCGGTCGCGCCGGCGCCGCAGCGGTTCCCTCTGGAAGTCGTCACGGCCCCCGTTTCGCAACCGCCGGTCGATTTCGGCCGGTGGCTGATGATGTCCGACGTGTGCAAGCACTGCGCGGCGGCGCCGTGCCAGCAGGCGTGCCCGACGGGCTCGATCGTGTACACCGAGTTCGCCAACGTGTACATCCAGCCGGACATCTGCAACGGGTGCGCGTACTGCGTCGCCGCGTGCCCGTTCGGGGTCATCACCCGGAGCCACTTCGACGGCCACTCGCACAAATGCACCCTGTGCTACGACCGGCAGTGCGACGGCCTGGTGCCGGCGTGCGCGAAGGCGTGTCCCACCGCGTCGATCCAGTTCGGGCCGGTGAGCGAGTTGCGCGAGCGGGCACAAAACCGCGTGGAGCAACTGAAGGCGAAGGGCGTGCCGGCGTACCTGTACGGGGCCGAGGCGACGGAAACCTATACCGAACTGCACTCCTTCTACCTGCTCACCGACCGCCCGGAGGTGTACGGCTTGCCGGCCGACCCGGTGAACCCGTGGCTGCACATGCGCGGCGACTACCTGCGCTCGGCGCTCGCGGGGTTGGTCGGACTGGTGGCGCTGCTCCTCGCGTTCCTTCTGGGCGGGTGA
- the fdh gene encoding formate dehydrogenase: MFSLPLWSKQQPFSPQTADKGSRLRGATVTDGVCPYCAVGCGQLIYTKGGTLIDIEGDPRSPINEGTLCPKGANAFQLATNAHRVTRVMYRAPHSDRWEERSMDWALDRIAERVKAARDRDFVTRKADGRLLNGFDTIGTLGGATLDVEENYLIKKLFTAGLGVIPVENQARIUHSASVPGLGTSFGRGAATNFTQDLANSDCILIMGSNMAEAHPVGFRWPMRAKGAGATLVHVDPRFSRTSALCDVFVGIRAGSDVAFLGGVVNYVLTQDKWFKEYVAAYTNAATIVEQGFEDAEDLDGLFSGYRPESGTYDPKGGHWAYAGSSGNEQKKSEPGQHGTHGYGLMGVAEAGDAPRTDPTLQHPRCVFQILKRHFARYTPEVVAEVCGCSPEEMVRVAELLCANSGRDRTSAIVYAVGWTQHTTGVQIIRTAGILQLLLGNVGRPGGGIMAMRGHSSIQGSTDVSTLYDTLPGYLPQPVAHADHESLQGYLDKEGMKTGYWSNFPEFVVSLLKAYYGPAATPDNEFGFGWLPRVDGDHSHLVTFDRMSRGGLTGFFLFGQNPAGGGMNAGLQRAALRNLDWLVVADWFETESAVFWKDDPNGPPAKDIKTEVFFIPAAGHVEKEGTLTNTQRLLQWHNKALDPPGEARSDAWFVYQLGKRLRALYAGSTDPKDAPLLNLTWDYEYDHPHTLPDGTVSRVAGEPDAGKVLQEINGYQTAEIDPRSGRPKLLPGFSALKADGSTACGCWVYSGVYPEPGRNRANRRERTPGNPVEPNWGFAWPHNRRVLYNRASADPEGRPWSERKKYIWWDDSQDRWVGPDEPDFEPGKAPSYRPPEGARGMAAIGGDQPFIMKTDGLGWLYAPKGAKDGPLPCHYEPLESPVRNLLYPQQASSPTVRTFAGPLNSVAQGPTDVFPLVAFTFRLTEHYLSGPMSRFNSWLNELMPEMFAEIGPELAAARGVANGDWVTVRSARGAIECRALVTPRIKALTVDGRAVHQVGLPFHWGFAGEVVGGNANDLTAIVAEANVSMHEGKVFACQLEAGRHGGNPPAATKIAVPWPTRDPVPDTPRSAQPEGGFAHGG; this comes from the coding sequence ATGTTCAGCTTGCCCCTCTGGTCGAAACAGCAGCCGTTCAGCCCGCAGACCGCCGATAAGGGCTCGCGCCTCCGTGGCGCGACGGTTACTGATGGGGTGTGTCCCTACTGCGCCGTCGGGTGCGGGCAGTTGATCTACACCAAAGGCGGGACGCTGATCGACATCGAAGGCGACCCGCGCAGTCCTATCAACGAGGGCACGCTCTGTCCGAAGGGCGCGAACGCCTTTCAGCTCGCCACCAACGCGCACCGGGTCACGCGGGTGATGTACCGCGCCCCGCACTCCGACCGTTGGGAGGAGCGGTCGATGGACTGGGCGCTCGACCGGATCGCCGAGCGCGTGAAGGCGGCCCGCGACCGGGACTTCGTGACGCGTAAGGCCGACGGCCGGTTGCTCAACGGGTTCGATACGATCGGTACCCTCGGCGGCGCGACTCTTGATGTTGAAGAGAACTACCTCATCAAGAAGTTGTTCACGGCCGGTCTCGGGGTGATTCCGGTCGAGAACCAGGCAAGAATTTGACACTCCGCCTCGGTGCCCGGTCTGGGCACTTCGTTCGGGCGGGGAGCGGCGACGAACTTTACTCAGGACCTGGCGAACAGTGACTGCATTCTGATCATGGGCTCGAACATGGCGGAGGCCCATCCGGTGGGGTTCCGCTGGCCGATGCGGGCAAAGGGCGCCGGCGCCACGCTGGTCCACGTGGACCCACGGTTCTCGCGTACCTCGGCGCTGTGCGACGTGTTCGTTGGCATCCGTGCGGGGTCCGATGTCGCGTTCCTGGGCGGCGTCGTGAACTACGTCCTGACTCAGGATAAGTGGTTCAAGGAGTATGTTGCCGCGTACACCAACGCCGCGACCATTGTTGAGCAGGGGTTCGAAGACGCGGAAGACCTGGACGGGCTGTTCAGCGGCTACCGACCCGAGAGCGGCACCTACGATCCGAAGGGGGGGCACTGGGCTTACGCGGGCAGCAGCGGGAACGAGCAGAAGAAATCGGAGCCCGGTCAGCACGGCACCCACGGTTACGGCCTGATGGGTGTCGCCGAAGCCGGCGACGCCCCGCGAACGGACCCGACGCTCCAGCACCCGCGGTGCGTGTTCCAGATCCTCAAGCGGCACTTCGCGCGATACACGCCCGAGGTGGTGGCGGAGGTGTGCGGCTGCAGCCCGGAGGAAATGGTCCGCGTGGCCGAACTCCTGTGCGCGAACTCGGGGCGCGACCGGACGAGCGCGATCGTTTACGCGGTCGGTTGGACGCAGCACACCACCGGGGTGCAGATCATTCGCACCGCGGGCATCCTGCAACTGCTCCTGGGCAACGTCGGCCGGCCCGGGGGCGGCATTATGGCGATGCGCGGGCACTCGAGCATCCAGGGCAGCACCGACGTTTCCACGCTGTACGACACCCTCCCCGGATATCTGCCGCAGCCGGTGGCGCACGCCGACCATGAGAGCCTCCAGGGGTATCTCGACAAAGAGGGCATGAAGACCGGCTACTGGTCCAACTTCCCGGAATTCGTCGTCTCGCTGTTGAAGGCGTACTACGGTCCGGCCGCGACGCCGGACAACGAGTTCGGGTTCGGCTGGCTGCCGCGGGTGGACGGCGACCATTCGCACCTCGTCACGTTCGATCGCATGAGCCGCGGCGGGCTCACCGGCTTCTTCCTGTTCGGGCAGAACCCCGCCGGCGGAGGGATGAACGCCGGGCTCCAGCGCGCCGCCTTGCGGAACCTCGACTGGCTCGTGGTGGCGGACTGGTTCGAGACCGAGAGCGCGGTGTTCTGGAAGGACGACCCGAACGGCCCGCCCGCCAAAGACATCAAGACGGAGGTGTTTTTCATCCCGGCCGCCGGTCACGTGGAGAAGGAAGGTACACTCACCAACACGCAGAGGCTGCTGCAGTGGCACAACAAGGCGCTCGACCCGCCCGGCGAAGCCCGCTCGGACGCGTGGTTCGTGTACCAACTCGGCAAGCGGCTGCGGGCGCTGTACGCCGGTTCGACAGACCCCAAAGACGCGCCGCTGCTCAACCTCACCTGGGACTACGAGTACGATCACCCGCACACCCTCCCAGATGGCACGGTGAGCCGGGTCGCGGGTGAGCCGGACGCCGGAAAGGTGCTCCAGGAAATCAACGGCTACCAGACGGCCGAAATTGACCCGCGCAGCGGCCGGCCGAAGTTGCTTCCCGGGTTCTCGGCCCTGAAGGCCGACGGCTCCACCGCGTGCGGGTGCTGGGTGTACAGCGGCGTGTACCCCGAGCCGGGGCGGAACCGCGCGAACCGGCGCGAGCGCACCCCGGGCAATCCGGTCGAACCGAACTGGGGGTTCGCGTGGCCGCATAACCGCCGGGTGCTCTACAACCGTGCGTCGGCCGATCCGGAGGGGCGCCCGTGGTCGGAGCGCAAGAAGTACATCTGGTGGGACGACTCGCAGGACCGTTGGGTGGGGCCGGACGAACCCGACTTCGAGCCCGGCAAGGCGCCCTCGTACCGCCCGCCCGAAGGGGCGCGGGGCATGGCCGCGATCGGGGGCGACCAGCCGTTCATCATGAAGACCGACGGCCTCGGCTGGTTGTACGCCCCGAAGGGCGCGAAGGACGGCCCGCTGCCGTGCCATTACGAGCCGCTCGAATCGCCGGTGCGTAACCTGCTGTACCCCCAGCAGGCCAGCAGTCCGACCGTCCGCACCTTTGCCGGGCCGCTGAACAGCGTCGCGCAAGGGCCGACGGACGTGTTCCCGCTGGTGGCGTTCACGTTCCGGCTGACGGAGCACTACCTGAGCGGCCCGATGAGCCGGTTCAACTCGTGGCTCAACGAGCTGATGCCCGAGATGTTCGCGGAGATCGGCCCCGAACTGGCCGCCGCCCGCGGGGTCGCGAACGGCGACTGGGTGACGGTCCGCTCGGCCCGCGGGGCGATCGAGTGCCGGGCGCTGGTGACGCCGCGGATCAAGGCGCTGACGGTGGACGGTCGTGCGGTGCATCAGGTGGGGCTGCCGTTCCACTGGGGGTTCGCGGGCGAGGTGGTGGGCGGTAACGCCAACGACCTCACCGCAATCGTGGCCGAGGCGAACGTGAGCATGCACGAGGGCAAGGTGTTCGCGTGCCAGTTGGAGGCCGGGCGGCACGGGGGGAACCCGCCGGCGGCGACCAAGATTGCGGTGCCGTGGCCGACCCGCGACCCGGTTCCCGACACGCCCCGGTCCGCACAGCCCGAGGGAGGGTTCGCGCATGGCGGTTAG
- a CDS encoding sensor histidine kinase: MHSRLIARLTAPVVAVSVLLVAVAAGAAWYAHNSQRNVSVMLDSHVASVHAAQELEISLREIHVQFDRYLITGQRKHLSPVPRLREHATEALRAAERMATTEPEQVLMRKVRTGYQHFFDAYDRLEQTPPEQGVYAKVLELIDTVLTREILEPAREYLRVNRDMLDHTAKANHELSQRLTVGLVGLGVCGSVAGLLGGWAIAVSLRRSLLDTDRVLRDTAALLGEAVPAADGVAPLGEHSETTVQRVTQAAAAVLNRLKKTERDALRAEQLAWVGQMAAGIAHEVRNPLTVIKLLVQAATDPRRANGFRPQDLRVLEGEILRLEQIIRTFLDFARPPRPEKKSVAPAELIRDCVEGVTARAELQGVTVRAVVSSDLPPLDADPGQLGQVLYNLLFNALDVLPSGGTVRVTAAVTPDGTDTPGGTLTVLVSDTGPGLPVGLEEQIFDPFISTKETGLGLGLSICRRIVEAHGGSIGATNGPAGGAVFVIRLPCRAQTNARPAPLSPAGAT; the protein is encoded by the coding sequence ATGCATTCTCGGTTGATCGCGCGACTGACCGCCCCGGTGGTCGCGGTCAGCGTCCTCCTGGTCGCAGTTGCTGCCGGGGCAGCATGGTACGCGCATAACTCCCAGCGCAACGTCTCGGTGATGCTCGACAGTCATGTCGCAAGCGTCCACGCCGCTCAGGAACTGGAAATCAGCCTGCGCGAGATTCACGTCCAATTCGACCGTTACCTGATCACCGGTCAGCGCAAACACCTCAGCCCTGTGCCGCGGTTGCGGGAACATGCCACCGAGGCGCTGCGTGCGGCCGAACGGATGGCGACTACCGAACCCGAGCAGGTTCTCATGCGCAAGGTCCGCACGGGCTACCAACACTTCTTCGACGCGTACGACCGCCTTGAGCAGACCCCGCCCGAACAGGGTGTGTACGCGAAGGTGTTAGAGCTAATCGACACGGTGCTGACACGCGAGATCCTGGAACCCGCCCGCGAGTACCTGCGGGTGAACCGGGACATGCTGGACCACACCGCCAAGGCGAACCACGAGCTGTCGCAACGACTCACCGTCGGGCTCGTGGGGTTGGGCGTGTGCGGATCGGTCGCCGGCCTCTTGGGTGGATGGGCGATCGCGGTATCACTCCGCCGCTCACTGCTCGACACCGACCGCGTGCTGCGTGACACCGCGGCACTGCTGGGTGAGGCTGTGCCGGCGGCCGACGGGGTAGCGCCGCTCGGGGAGCACTCTGAGACGACCGTCCAGCGCGTCACGCAGGCCGCGGCTGCTGTACTCAACCGGCTCAAGAAGACCGAACGGGACGCGCTGCGGGCCGAACAACTCGCGTGGGTCGGACAGATGGCGGCGGGGATCGCGCACGAGGTGCGGAACCCGCTCACCGTCATCAAACTACTGGTTCAGGCGGCCACCGACCCGCGCCGGGCCAACGGGTTCCGCCCACAAGATTTACGGGTGCTGGAAGGGGAGATTTTGCGGCTCGAGCAGATCATCCGCACGTTCCTGGATTTCGCCCGGCCGCCGCGCCCCGAGAAAAAGAGCGTGGCCCCGGCCGAGTTGATCCGAGACTGCGTCGAGGGTGTGACGGCTCGGGCCGAGTTGCAGGGAGTGACTGTCAGGGCGGTTGTCTCGTCAGACTTACCGCCGCTCGACGCAGACCCAGGACAACTCGGTCAGGTGCTCTACAATCTCTTGTTTAACGCGCTCGACGTCCTCCCGTCCGGCGGGACGGTGCGGGTGACCGCGGCGGTCACGCCCGATGGCACTGACACACCCGGGGGCACGCTTACCGTACTCGTATCGGACACCGGCCCCGGGCTGCCGGTGGGACTGGAGGAGCAAATCTTCGACCCGTTCATCAGCACGAAAGAGACAGGGCTGGGGCTCGGACTATCCATCTGTCGGCGGATCGTGGAGGCGCACGGCGGATCGATCGGCGCAACCAACGGCCCTGCCGGAGGGGCGGTGTTTGTGATCCGCCTTCCGTGCCGGGCGCAAACGAACGCCCGACCTGCCCCGCTCAGCCCCGCAGGAGCCACGTGA